In Rutidosis leptorrhynchoides isolate AG116_Rl617_1_P2 chromosome 2, CSIRO_AGI_Rlap_v1, whole genome shotgun sequence, one genomic interval encodes:
- the LOC139891474 gene encoding probable serine/threonine-protein kinase PBL15, protein MVFDKFNRCKTSSSLASDYSKNVTPSPSFRHISFSDISHSSSVRINEDIAHTFGPDLFDFKLSELKAITQNFSSNFLLGEGGFGTVHKGYVDDNMRTGLKAQAVAVKLLDIEGLQGHREWLAEVIFLGQLRHPNLVKLIGYCCEEEERLLVYEFMPRGSLENHLFKRISVCLPWGNRLKIAIGAAKGLAFLHGADKPVIYRDFKTSNILLDSDFNAKLSDFGLATMGPEGSNTHVTTRVMGTYGYAAPEYINTGHLTTKSDIYSFGVVLLELLTGKRAMDRTRPKSEQYLVDWVKPYLTSTRRLRCIIDPKLAGQYSVRGTKEMALLALYCVSLNPKDRPKMTEIIETLEGLQNLKDMAISCGQWPISPK, encoded by the exons ATGGTCTTCGACAAGTTTAATAGGTGTAAGACTTCTTCGTCTCTTGCATCCGATTATTCAAAGAATGTGACACCTTCACCGTCGTTTAGACACATTTCGTTCTCTGACATTAGTCATTCTTCTTCTGTACGTATAAACGAAGACATAGCCCATACTTTTGGTCCTGATTTGTTTGACTTTAAACTTAGTGAGTTGAAAGCGATAACTCAAAATTTTTCAAGCAATTTCTTGCTTGGAGAAGGTGGTTTTGGTACGGTCCATAAAGGCTATGTGGATGATAACATGAGGACAGGGTTGAAGGCTCAAGCTGTTGCAGTTAAGCTTCTtgacattgaagggttgcaaggaCATCGCGAATGGCTT GCGGAAGTGATATTTCTTGGGCAACTTAGGCATCCAAACTTAGTAAAACTGATTGGATATTGTTGTGAAGAAGAAGAAAGACTCCTTGTATACGAGTTCATGCCTCGTGGAAGTTTGGAAAATCATTTGttcaaga GGATCTCGGTTTGCCTACCATGGGGAAACAGATTAAAGATCGCGATAGGTGCAGCCAAAGGGCTCGCGTTCTTGCATGGTGCTGACAAGCCTGTCATATATCGCGATTTCAAGACTTCTAACATCTTACTTGATTCT GACTTCAATGCAAAGTTATCAGATTTTGGGCTGGCAACAATGGGCCCAGAAGGATCCAACACTCATGTTACTACTAGAGTTATGGGTACTTATGGTTATGCAGCACCTGAATATATCAATACTG GCCATTTAACCACAAAGAGCGACATATACAGTTTTGGAGTGGTGTTGCTAGAACTACTGACCGGCAAAAGGGCAATGGACAGAACTAGGCCCAAAAGTGAACAATATCTTGTGGATTGGGTTAAACCGTACTTGACTAGTACACGAAGATTACGTTGCATAATTGACCCAAAGTTGGCAGGGCAATATTCAGTCAGGGGAACCAAGGAGATGGCTCTTTTAGCTCTATATTGTGTGAGTTTGAACCCAAAAGATAGGCCCAAAATGACTGAAATCATTGAAACACTTGAAGGCCTCCAAAACTTAAAGGACATGGCTATTAGTTGCGGGCAGTGGCCC atttctccaaaatag